The following are from one region of the Leishmania major strain Friedlin complete genome, chromosome 22 genome:
- a CDS encoding putative aquaporin, translated as MATKANQMLTGANDDQVEPPMSAGNPRSAPTVSMVVLPSVADATSAPAAPAPVLNTNTVIQKFSCLQSLRFDALMSAAVVEFIGTFLLVLTVPLSIIQNAEMAPISIGFLLMSLVFSFGYLSGGHINPMVTFSVWLATSNGEGYATFNKRRLIMYVVAQMAGGVAAAFYCMMINGRDFPVPNMGRSFNRMLRGFLAESVFTFVLCSVVLHVAISQQRNNNFYGFAIGFSMLCGGLTCGSISGGVFNPAVATPLIVVRCLFSFNEAACTPMASLWVYWASEAVGAVCASIMYLALQNLGDEV; from the coding sequence ATGGCGACGAAGGCAAACCAGATGCTTACTGGCGCGAACGATGATCAGGTGGAGCCGCCGATGTCAGCCGGAAATCCGAGGAGTGCGCCAACGGTCAGCATGGTGGTCCTGCCAAGTGTGGCCGACGCGACAAGCGcacccgccgcgccggcgccggtgctgaaCACAAACACCGTCATCCAGAAGTTCTCCTGCCTGCAAAGCCTGCGCTTTGACGCTCTCATGTCCGCAGCCGTTGTGGAGTTTATCGGGACGTTTTTATTGGTGCTGACCGTGCCTCTCAGCATCATCCAGAATGCTGAGATGGCACCCATTAGCATTGGCTTCCTGCTCATGTCACTAGTCTTCTCCTTCGGCTACCTCAGTGGCGGCCACATTAACCCAATGGTGACCTTCTCCGTGTGGCTGGCCACCTCCAACGGTGAGGGCTACGCCACCTTCAACAAGCGCCGACTCATCATGTACGTGGTCGCGCAGATGGCGGGTGGTGTGGCGGCTGCCTTCTACTGCATGATGATCAACGGCCGGGACTTCCCGGTGCCGAACATGGGGCGAAGCTTCAACAGGatgctgcgcggcttccTCGCCGAAAGTGTGTTTACGTTTGTTCTCTGCTCTGTTGTACTGCACGTCGCGATCAGCCAGCAGCGCAACAACAACTTCTACGGCTTCGCCATTGGCTTCTCGATGCTGTGCGGAGGCTTGACGTGTGGCTCGATTAGCGGTGGTGTCTTCAACCCCGCCGTGGCTACCCCTCTCATTGTGGTGAGGTGCTTATTCTCTTTCAACGAGGCTGCGTGCACGCCGATGGCATCCCTGTGGGTCTACTGGGCCTCTGAGGCGGTCGGGGCAGTGTGTGCGTCCATCATGTACCTGGCGCTGCAGAACTTGGGGGATGAGGTCTAA
- a CDS encoding fk506-binding protein 1-like protein, whose product MPSDAVVMDKIIEGDGKTIPRSGSVVTLDYIGYLEDGSKFDSTLERGKPFVFRVGCGEVIKGWDAGIIQMSKGERSKLTMPPTLAYGGTGFPGLIPPNATIVFEVTLLDVA is encoded by the coding sequence ATGCCCAGCGACGCAGTGGTGATGGATAAGATTATCGAGGGCGATGGCAAGACGATTCCTCGATCTGGCAGTGTTGTGACACTAGACTATATTGGTTATCTGGAGGACGGAAGCAAGTTCGACTCAACGCTGGAGCGCGGGAAGCCTTTCGTGTTTCGCGTTGGGTGCGGTGAGGTGATCAAGGGCTGGGACGCGGGTATTATTCAGATGTCCAAGGGCGAGCGTAGCAAGCTGACGATGCCGCCGACTCTCGCCTACGGCGGCACAGGGTTTCCGGGGCTCATCCCCCCCAACGCGACCATTGTGTTTGAGGTAACGCTGCTCGATGTAGCGTAG